The Rhodopseudomonas palustris genome window below encodes:
- a CDS encoding NADPH-dependent FMN reductase, which yields MAPPYRVAAVVGSLRKQAYSLRTAQALSKLAPDTLKLDIVTLHGLSMYNQDLETDAPPADWTAFRDSIKASDAVLFVTPEYNRSIPGVLKNAIDVGSRPYGKSCFDKKPAGVLSNSPGAIGGFGANHHLRQCLVFLNMPTLQQPEAYVGGIGDAFGEDGALVKDSLREFLQKYIDAFAGFVAQQYK from the coding sequence ATGGCCCCACCATATCGCGTCGCCGCCGTCGTCGGCAGTTTGCGCAAGCAGGCGTATTCGCTGCGCACTGCGCAGGCCCTGAGCAAGCTCGCGCCGGACACGCTGAAGCTGGACATCGTTACGCTGCACGGCCTGTCGATGTACAATCAGGATCTCGAGACCGACGCGCCGCCCGCCGACTGGACCGCGTTCCGCGACAGCATCAAGGCCTCTGATGCGGTGCTGTTCGTGACGCCGGAATACAACCGCTCGATTCCGGGCGTGCTGAAGAACGCCATCGACGTGGGTTCGCGTCCGTACGGCAAGAGCTGCTTCGACAAGAAGCCGGCGGGTGTGCTGTCGAATTCGCCCGGCGCGATCGGCGGCTTCGGCGCCAACCACCATTTGCGGCAGTGCCTGGTGTTTCTCAACATGCCGACGCTGCAGCAGCCGGAGGCCTATGTCGGCGGCATCGGCGATGCGTTCGGCGAGGACGGTGCACTGGTCAAGGACTCGCTCCGCGAGTTCCTGCAGAAGTACATCGACGCCTTCGCCGGCTTCGTCGCCCAGCAGTACAAATAG
- the pdhA gene encoding pyruvate dehydrogenase (acetyl-transferring) E1 component subunit alpha produces the protein MAAPKKSAAKETAQDKAGGASPSNVPPFTKEQELGAFREMLLIRRFEEKAGQLYGMGAIGGFCHLYIGQEAVVVGMQMALREGDQVITGYRDHGHMLACGMEANGVMAELTGRRGGYSKGKGGSMHMFSREKSFFGGHGIVGAQVSLGTGIAFANRYRGDGRVCLAYFGDGAANQGQVYESFNMAELWKLPVVYVIENNRYAMGTSVTRSSAQTDFSKRGVSFNIPGEQVDGMDVRAVKAAGDKAVAHCRAGNGPFILEMQTYRYRGHSMSDPAKYRSREEVDKIRNDQDPIEQVRKRLLALDMTEDDLKAIDAEVRKVVNESADFAQHDPEPDPSELYTDVYR, from the coding sequence ATGGCCGCACCCAAGAAGAGCGCCGCGAAGGAAACAGCACAGGACAAGGCTGGAGGAGCGTCACCATCGAACGTGCCGCCTTTCACCAAGGAACAGGAGCTCGGCGCTTTTCGTGAAATGCTGCTGATCCGCCGCTTCGAAGAGAAGGCCGGTCAGCTCTACGGCATGGGTGCGATCGGCGGTTTCTGTCATCTCTACATCGGTCAGGAAGCCGTCGTCGTCGGCATGCAGATGGCGCTGCGCGAAGGTGATCAGGTGATCACCGGTTATCGCGATCACGGGCACATGCTCGCCTGCGGCATGGAAGCCAATGGCGTGATGGCCGAACTCACCGGACGCCGCGGCGGCTACTCCAAGGGCAAGGGTGGCTCGATGCACATGTTCAGCCGGGAGAAGAGTTTCTTCGGCGGACACGGCATCGTCGGCGCGCAAGTCTCGCTTGGCACCGGCATCGCCTTCGCCAACCGCTATCGCGGCGATGGCCGCGTCTGCCTCGCTTATTTTGGCGACGGCGCCGCCAATCAGGGCCAGGTGTACGAGAGCTTCAACATGGCGGAGCTGTGGAAGCTTCCCGTGGTGTACGTGATCGAGAACAACCGCTACGCGATGGGCACCTCGGTGACGCGCTCCTCGGCGCAGACCGATTTCTCCAAGCGCGGCGTGTCGTTCAACATTCCGGGCGAGCAGGTCGACGGCATGGACGTGCGTGCGGTCAAGGCCGCTGGCGACAAGGCGGTTGCACATTGCCGCGCCGGCAACGGCCCGTTCATCCTCGAGATGCAGACCTATCGCTATCGTGGTCACTCGATGTCGGACCCGGCGAAGTATCGGTCGCGCGAAGAAGTCGACAAGATCCGCAACGATCAGGATCCGATCGAACAGGTCCGCAAGCGTCTGCTCGCGCTCGACATGACCGAAGACGATCTGAAGGCGATCGATGCCGAGGTGCGCAAGGTCGTCAACGAGTCGGCGGACTTCGCCCAGCACGATCCCGAGCCCGATCCGTCCGAACTGTACACCGATGTGTATCGCTGA
- a CDS encoding pyruvate dehydrogenase complex E1 component subunit beta: protein MPIQVLMPALSPTMEKGNLSKWLKKEGDKVKSGDVIAEIETDKATMEVEAADEGTLGKILIPEGTNDVAVNTPIATILGDGESATDADKASDPAAQNKASQSAPPAAEPEAAQAKSAAAPAQHAPEAPTVSAAADPDIPAGTEMVTVTIREALRDAMAEEMRRDPDVFVMGEEVAEYQGAYKVTQGLLQEFGDRRVIDTPITEHGFAGVGVGAGFAGLKPIVEFMTFNFAMQAIDQIINSAAKTLYMSGGQLGCSIVFRGPNGAASRVAAQHSQDYSAWYAQIPGLKVVAPYSAADAKGLLKAAIRDPNPVIFLEHEMLYGQHGEVPKLDDYVIPIGKARIVREGKDVTLISWSHGMTYTLKAVDELAKDGISAEVIDLRTLRPLDTETIIASVKKTGRAVTVEEGWQQNGVGAELSARIMEHAFDYLDAPVTRVSGKDVPMPYAANLEKLALPSVAEVVEAAKAVCYR from the coding sequence ATGCCAATCCAAGTTCTGATGCCCGCGCTGTCGCCGACCATGGAGAAGGGCAACCTGTCGAAATGGCTCAAGAAGGAAGGCGACAAAGTCAAAAGCGGTGACGTCATCGCCGAGATCGAGACCGATAAGGCGACGATGGAAGTCGAAGCCGCCGACGAAGGCACGCTCGGCAAGATCCTGATCCCGGAAGGTACCAACGACGTCGCGGTGAACACGCCGATCGCCACCATTCTCGGCGACGGCGAAAGCGCAACCGATGCCGACAAGGCGTCGGACCCGGCCGCGCAGAATAAGGCCTCGCAATCGGCCCCACCGGCGGCGGAGCCCGAAGCCGCACAGGCCAAGTCCGCAGCGGCGCCGGCGCAACACGCGCCAGAAGCACCGACGGTGTCGGCGGCTGCCGATCCGGATATTCCGGCCGGCACCGAGATGGTGACTGTGACGATCCGCGAAGCGCTGCGCGATGCGATGGCGGAGGAAATGCGCCGCGATCCCGACGTGTTCGTCATGGGCGAAGAGGTCGCCGAGTATCAGGGCGCCTACAAGGTCACGCAGGGACTGCTGCAGGAATTCGGCGACCGCCGCGTGATCGACACCCCGATTACCGAGCACGGCTTCGCCGGCGTCGGCGTCGGTGCCGGCTTTGCCGGGCTGAAGCCGATCGTCGAGTTCATGACCTTCAACTTCGCCATGCAGGCGATCGATCAGATCATCAACTCGGCGGCGAAGACGCTGTATATGTCGGGCGGTCAGCTCGGCTGTTCGATCGTGTTCCGCGGCCCGAACGGCGCCGCCTCGCGCGTCGCCGCGCAGCACAGCCAGGACTACTCGGCCTGGTACGCGCAGATCCCCGGCCTCAAGGTGGTGGCGCCGTATTCGGCCGCCGACGCCAAGGGGCTGCTCAAGGCGGCGATCCGCGATCCCAACCCGGTGATCTTCCTCGAGCACGAGATGCTGTACGGCCAGCACGGCGAAGTGCCGAAGCTCGACGACTACGTGATCCCGATCGGCAAGGCGCGCATCGTCCGCGAGGGCAAGGATGTCACGCTGATCTCGTGGTCGCACGGCATGACCTACACGCTGAAGGCCGTCGACGAACTGGCGAAGGACGGGATCTCGGCCGAGGTGATCGACCTGCGCACGCTGCGTCCACTCGACACCGAAACGATCATCGCCTCGGTGAAGAAGACCGGTCGCGCCGTGACGGTCGAAGAGGGCTGGCAGCAGAACGGCGTCGGCGCCGAACTCTCCGCCCGGATCATGGAGCACGCGTTCGATTACTTGGACGCGCCGGTGACGCGCGTATCCGGCAAGGACGTGCCGATGCCGTATGCCGCCAATCTCGAAAAGCTGGCACTGCCCAGCGTCGCCGAGGTGGTCGAGGCCGCCAAAGCCGTCTGCTATCGGTGA
- a CDS encoding FtsB family cell division protein: protein MVTRSRLKSILAGIALYAIAAAVIGYFGVNAYTGRYGLTAQQELDQEITALTAELVQLRQQRAEAEQRVSLLRSDRIDPDMLDERVRYQLDFANPADLVRMLPER, encoded by the coding sequence ATGGTCACCCGCAGTCGCCTCAAATCGATCCTCGCCGGCATCGCGCTGTACGCGATCGCTGCGGCCGTGATCGGCTATTTCGGCGTCAATGCCTACACCGGCCGCTACGGCCTGACGGCGCAGCAGGAGCTCGACCAGGAAATCACCGCGCTCACCGCGGAACTGGTGCAACTGCGTCAGCAGCGCGCCGAGGCCGAGCAGCGAGTCTCGCTGCTGCGCTCCGACCGGATCGACCCTGATATGCTCGACGAGCGCGTGCGCTATCAGCTCGACTTCGCCAATCCGGCGGACTTGGTGCGGATGCTGCCCGAGCGCTGA